Below is a window of Longimicrobium terrae DNA.
CGCGTGACGGGCGCGGGGTCGCGGCCGGTCCACAGCGCGGGGCGGTAGTTGAGGTCCACGCTCACCCGCACGCCCAGGTGCCGGGCGACTTCCACCGCGCGCAGGGCGCTGGCGGACGGGCCCTCGCCCAGCGCCGGGGTGATGCCGCTGACGTGGAACCAGTCCGCGCCGTGCAGAATCATCTCCCAGTCCAGCGCGTCCGCCGCCATCGTCGCGAAGCCGCTGTTCGCGCGGTCGTACACGACGCGGAGGGCGCGCAGGTCGGCGCCGCTTTCCACGAAGTAGATGCCCAGCCGGTCGCCGCCGCGCAGCACGTTGTTCGTCCGCACGCCCTCCGCCCGCAGTGCCGCCAGCGCCGCGTCGCCCACGGCGTTGGCGGGCAGGCGCGTCACGTAGTCGCTGCGCACGCCCAGGTGCGCCAGGCTCGCGGCCACGTTGGCCTCGCTGCCGCCAAAGAAGGTGCGCAGCTGCGGGGACTGAAAGAGGCGCTCGCTCCCCGGCGGGGAGAGGCGCATCATCAGTTCGCCAAAGGAAACGACGCGCTTCATGCCGCACCTCCGCGCGCCGCCATCACCGCCTGCACCGTCCGCCGCGCGCGCTCCGTCAGCGTGGCGAAATCACCCGCATCCACCAGCTTGGCATCCACCAGCGCGCCGCCCAGCCCGACGGCCGCGGCGCCCGCGCGGATCCAGTCGCCCGCGTTTTCCGGCGTCACCCCGCCCGTGGGGCAGAGCTTGAGGAACGGCATGGGCGCCAGCACGCCCTTGATGAAGGAGGGCCCCAGCGCCTCGGAGGGAAACACCTTTACCATGTCGGTGCCGGCGCGGTGCGCGCGCAGGATTTCCGTCGGCGTAAAGGCACCGGCCAGCGCGGCGGCGCCCATCCGCTGCGCCTCCTCGACAACTTCCGGTTCAAAGACGGGGCTCACGACGAAGCGCGCCCCGGCGTCCACCGCGCGGCGGGCCGTTTCCGCGTCCAGCACGGAGCCCACGCCCACGAGCAGGCCGTCGCCGTCGTCCGCTTGGGCTTCGCGGGCAAGCTGTTCCACGGCGCGCAGGGCGTCGGGCACGGTCATGGTAACTTCGATGGCGCTGATGCCGCCCGCGTGCAGCGCGCGCGCGGCGGGGAGCACCGCGTCCGCGCGGTTCAGGCGCACCACGGCGACCGCGCCGAGCGCTTGCAGGCGCTGGACGACCCGCTGGCGCTCATCGAGCGCGGAGGTAGGCAGAGTTGCGGCTGTCATCCCTGTACAGGCACGTGGGTGGATGGAGGATCGAACGTTCGCACGGAACTGCGGCGCGACGGTGGAGCTCAGGCCGGCACGCCGGCGGAGCGCTCCAGGTGTGCGGCGAGGGCGGACTCCACGCCGTCGCGGCGGATGGCGTCCAGCGCGGACGCGGCGGCGGCGGCGAAGCCGGGAACGCGGTCCAGCTCCGTTCCCCACAGCTCCGCGTCGGCGCAGATGCGCTGGACGACCGTCTCGGCGGATGCGTCCGCGCCGGCATCCGTCCAGTGCGCGCGCACGCGGTCGCCCTGGTCGTCGGCCAGCCCGCCGCCGTCGCGCACAAAGAGCAGATACGCCGCAAACCCGAAGGCCAGCGACTCCGGCGCGCGCCCAGTCCGCTCCGCGTAGCGCACCACGGTGGGGACGATGCGCACGCGCATCTTCATGGTCTGCTGCAGCGAAATGTCGGTGAGCGCGTGCTTTACGTACGGATTGGCGAAGCGGTCCAGCACGGCCAGCGCGTACTGCGCGCTCCCCGGCGCGTCCAGCGTGGGGACGATGTCGTCCAGCAGCGCGCCGCGCAGGAACGGGCCGACCAGAGGATGATTGACCGCCTCCAGCACCGTCGTGCACCCGGCGAGCAGCGCGGCGGGAACGGTGATGGTGTGCGCGCCGTTCAGCATGCGCACCTTGCGCTCGCGAAAGAGCGAAACGTCCGCGGCCACCGTGACGCCGTCGATGCCGGCGAACGGAATGCGGGCGCGCAACGCGTCATCCGCTTCGATGACGAACAGGCGGTACGCCTCGGCGACGGTCAGCAGTTCATCGCGATAGCCCAGCGCAGTCTCGGCCTCCGCGCGCGCGTCCGCCGCCGGCGTGCCGGGGACGATGCGGTCCACGAGCGTGTTGAGGAACGGCACCGCGTCGCGGATCCACCCGGCGAAGCGCGGGTCCAGCGCCCACCGCTCCGCGAGGGCAAGGACGATCTCGCGCAGCTTGCTGCCGTTGTTCTCGATCAGCTCGCAGGGAAGGACGAGAACGCCGCGCGCGGGATCGAAGTCAAAGGCGCGGGCGCGCTCGTACAGGAAGCGCGCGAGCTTGCCGGGAAAGGAGCGGGGCGGCGACAGCTCCGGCTGGTCGTCCTGGTCGAGGACGATGCCGACCTCGGTGGTGTTGCTGAAGACCAGTTCCAGCTCCGGCGCGCGGGCGCAGGCGAGCACCTGGTCCCACTCGTCCGTGGCGGAAAGCGCGCGGCTCACCACCCCGATCACGTGCTGCTGATGGACGGGCTCGCCGCCGCTGATGCCCTGGACGGAAAGCGTGTACAGGCCGTCCTGTTCGGCGAGGGTGCGGTCGCGGCCGCTGCCGGTGCTGCCCACCATGACCACGCGGCCGTTGAAGCGGCCGGCCTCGTTGGCTTCCTGCAGGAACGCCTCGACAAAGCCGCGCAGAAAGGCGCCGGTGCCGAACTGCACCGCGCGCTCGGGCAGGTCCAGCAGCGCGGGCGACGGCACGTGCAGACCGGTGCGCGGCGCGGCGGAGGCCAGGAGGTCGCGGTTCAGAACGGGCAGGGACATCGGCGGTCGTGTTTCCGGT
It encodes the following:
- a CDS encoding tagaturonate reductase; amino-acid sequence: MSLPVLNRDLLASAAPRTGLHVPSPALLDLPERAVQFGTGAFLRGFVEAFLQEANEAGRFNGRVVMVGSTGSGRDRTLAEQDGLYTLSVQGISGGEPVHQQHVIGVVSRALSATDEWDQVLACARAPELELVFSNTTEVGIVLDQDDQPELSPPRSFPGKLARFLYERARAFDFDPARGVLVLPCELIENNGSKLREIVLALAERWALDPRFAGWIRDAVPFLNTLVDRIVPGTPAADARAEAETALGYRDELLTVAEAYRLFVIEADDALRARIPFAGIDGVTVAADVSLFRERKVRMLNGAHTITVPAALLAGCTTVLEAVNHPLVGPFLRGALLDDIVPTLDAPGSAQYALAVLDRFANPYVKHALTDISLQQTMKMRVRIVPTVVRYAERTGRAPESLAFGFAAYLLFVRDGGGLADDQGDRVRAHWTDAGADASAETVVQRICADAELWGTELDRVPGFAAAAASALDAIRRDGVESALAAHLERSAGVPA
- a CDS encoding sugar kinase is translated as MKRVVSFGELMMRLSPPGSERLFQSPQLRTFFGGSEANVAASLAHLGVRSDYVTRLPANAVGDAALAALRAEGVRTNNVLRGGDRLGIYFVESGADLRALRVVYDRANSGFATMAADALDWEMILHGADWFHVSGITPALGEGPSASALRAVEVARHLGVRVSVDLNYRPALWTGRDPAPVTRELVRGCDVMVGNPGAVAAMLGVRAGEPGNESDGVLRAAAEAVSAELGCKAVALTRREVVSASEHGWSTALYTAATGELHASRHYQVQVVDRVGGGDSFAAALIYATLDGRPAAQALEFATAASALKLTIPGDFNRVTVDEVDAIINRNG
- a CDS encoding bifunctional 4-hydroxy-2-oxoglutarate aldolase/2-dehydro-3-deoxy-phosphogluconate aldolase: MTAATLPTSALDERQRVVQRLQALGAVAVVRLNRADAVLPAARALHAGGISAIEVTMTVPDALRAVEQLAREAQADDGDGLLVGVGSVLDAETARRAVDAGARFVVSPVFEPEVVEEAQRMGAAALAGAFTPTEILRAHRAGTDMVKVFPSEALGPSFIKGVLAPMPFLKLCPTGGVTPENAGDWIRAGAAAVGLGGALVDAKLVDAGDFATLTERARRTVQAVMAARGGAA